A window of Spirochaeta isovalerica contains these coding sequences:
- a CDS encoding PAS domain-containing hybrid sensor histidine kinase/response regulator has product MIKKVILVNAEDSTASDSKLKDLLESNGYTVKKVKPGEEVETFQKETDSDVSQVLLSSRDFEQFRMYRKLIENSRDMLYRMSLPEGIYEYVSPASTEITGYTPEEFYNNPLLIERMIHPDWKNYLYKKMDELLAGKINRTYEYQIICKNNEMKWINQRNRLIKDNNGLPVAIEGLVTDVTERKNEEEKYRKLTETLQEGLWQLDKDSNTVYVNSKMAEILGYSINEMLGRHLFSFMDEKGVEYATELLARRKRGLQDQHDFEFMKKNGERVYLLLETTPVFDQKGNYNGALASVIDITKRKEAEKALRESEERFKALHNASFGGITIHDKGIILECNQGLSQITGYTYEELIGMNGLLLIAEETRDLVLKNINSGYEKAYEAIGVRKSGEKYPIRLEARQVPYKGKNVRVVEFRDITDKKKTEFELLKMEKLRSLGDLAGGIAHDFNNLLTGIYSNVSIALLKLDKNHPAYTYLLKTEESIERSRKLTGQLLTFAKGGQPVKKKTDLVKLIKETVLFDLSGSNLQPVFTYSEKESIAEVDIGQIEQVISNLVINAKQATPGGGSLFVSIERCIIGEDDIPELQPGDYWKISIKDEGTGIPFKYLDKIFDPYFTTKEAGHGLGLATIYSIIKKHDGHIEVSSEVGRGTSFSFYLPSLGQSHAAEEDKTGSTEMVPEKNVRVLIMDDDEIIRETLSETIALLGHETEVAADGDEAIAKYKEAFARNRPYEIIIMDLTIPGGMGGKEALIEIQKINENAKVIVSSGYSASQELADYEALGFIDIIEKPYTMSRIKDVLNRVLPL; this is encoded by the coding sequence ATGATAAAGAAAGTGATTTTAGTGAACGCTGAAGACTCTACCGCCTCTGACTCGAAATTAAAAGATCTGCTCGAATCAAATGGATACACTGTTAAAAAAGTGAAACCAGGTGAAGAAGTTGAAACATTTCAAAAAGAGACTGATAGCGATGTCTCACAAGTTTTATTGAGCTCCAGAGACTTTGAACAATTCAGAATGTACCGGAAGCTGATAGAAAACTCACGGGATATGCTTTACAGAATGTCTTTGCCCGAAGGCATATATGAATATGTCAGCCCTGCTTCAACCGAAATAACAGGTTATACACCGGAAGAGTTTTACAACAACCCGTTATTAATAGAGAGAATGATTCATCCGGATTGGAAAAATTACTTATACAAAAAAATGGATGAGCTGCTAGCGGGAAAAATCAACCGAACCTATGAATATCAGATTATTTGCAAAAATAATGAAATGAAGTGGATCAATCAGAGGAACAGGCTGATTAAAGATAACAACGGTTTGCCTGTTGCTATTGAAGGTCTTGTGACAGATGTTACAGAGCGGAAAAACGAAGAAGAAAAATACCGGAAATTAACAGAAACCCTGCAGGAAGGTCTCTGGCAGTTAGATAAAGACAGCAATACCGTTTATGTAAACAGCAAAATGGCTGAGATTCTGGGCTATTCAATCAATGAAATGCTGGGCAGACACCTCTTTTCTTTTATGGATGAAAAAGGAGTTGAATATGCCACAGAATTGTTAGCCCGCAGAAAGCGTGGATTACAGGATCAACACGATTTCGAGTTCATGAAAAAAAACGGAGAACGGGTTTATCTGTTACTTGAAACAACGCCTGTCTTCGATCAGAAAGGAAATTATAATGGCGCGCTGGCTTCTGTTATTGATATAACGAAACGGAAAGAAGCGGAAAAAGCTCTAAGGGAAAGCGAAGAGAGATTCAAAGCTCTTCATAACGCATCATTTGGGGGGATAACCATACATGACAAAGGGATTATTCTCGAATGCAATCAGGGGCTTTCTCAAATAACCGGTTATACCTATGAAGAACTGATCGGAATGAACGGGTTGCTGCTGATTGCAGAAGAAACACGGGATTTGGTGTTGAAAAACATCAACTCAGGGTATGAAAAGGCTTATGAAGCAATAGGAGTCCGAAAGAGCGGAGAGAAGTATCCAATAAGGTTGGAAGCCAGGCAGGTTCCCTATAAGGGAAAAAACGTCCGCGTTGTTGAATTCCGGGATATTACAGACAAAAAGAAAACTGAATTCGAGCTTCTGAAAATGGAGAAACTGAGGAGTCTAGGAGACCTGGCCGGAGGTATAGCACACGATTTCAACAATCTTCTAACAGGCATTTATTCAAATGTATCCATCGCTTTATTGAAATTGGATAAAAACCATCCAGCATATACATACCTGTTAAAAACAGAAGAATCGATTGAACGGTCTAGAAAACTGACGGGACAGCTTCTGACTTTTGCAAAAGGAGGGCAACCGGTAAAGAAGAAGACCGACCTGGTCAAACTCATTAAGGAGACGGTTCTTTTTGATTTATCGGGCAGTAATCTTCAACCGGTCTTTACATATTCGGAAAAAGAATCCATAGCCGAAGTTGACATAGGGCAGATCGAACAGGTCATATCCAATCTTGTCATCAATGCCAAGCAGGCAACACCGGGAGGTGGTTCTCTATTTGTCTCTATCGAGCGCTGTATAATAGGTGAAGATGACATTCCGGAATTGCAACCGGGTGATTACTGGAAGATATCAATAAAGGATGAGGGGACCGGGATACCCTTTAAATATCTCGATAAAATTTTCGATCCCTACTTTACAACAAAAGAGGCCGGCCATGGTCTTGGTCTGGCTACAATTTACTCAATTATAAAAAAACATGATGGACATATAGAAGTCTCATCAGAAGTGGGAAGAGGTACTTCGTTCTCCTTTTATTTACCCTCGCTGGGGCAGAGCCATGCCGCTGAAGAGGACAAAACCGGCTCAACGGAAATGGTTCCGGAAAAGAATGTCAGAGTTCTGATTATGGATGATGATGAAATTATCAGGGAGACTTTATCGGAAACTATCGCCTTACTGGGCCATGAAACTGAAGTGGCAGCCGACGGGGATGAGGCTATCGCAAAATACAAAGAAGCATTTGCCAGAAATAGACCTTATGAAATTATTATAATGGATTTAACCATTCCCGGCGGAATGGGAGGTAAAGAAGCTCTTATTGAAATCCAGAAAATAAATGAAAACGCCAAAGTTATCGTTTCCAGCGGTTATTCAGCCAGCCAGGAATTAGCTGATTATGAGGCTTTAGGGTTTATCGATATAATTGAAAAACCCTACACAATGTCAAGAATAAAAGACGTGCTGAACAGGGTATTACCTCTGTAG
- a CDS encoding response regulator transcription factor, with product MAFEVLVIDDEPWSRQLVISLIEWNRLDLQLAGEAEDASQAMLMIESLNPAIALTDMRMPGMDGDEFLRELEVRFPEVKIIVLSGYDDFNYLQQALRSGAVDYLLKPVDRDQLNTTLEKCTGELKSRLLQEQTLVFSNSARLNEYIEYRNRIFSHLLELDRQSVNDGLFLLKKSLFPDNLSSADKESLDRIFHDFIVMLEEFTSRFGLDSRSLESLRPEKIQRGQEDVFTLIGNLYGKAIDLIEDYQSRKGSLDLSEVRDHIDRYYREQITLESVSRLFLVTKEHMSRSFKKSFGVTLNDYITALRMDHAKILIVDEGLEIKQVAFLCGYTDLAYFYRVFKKHFGSPPGKMRGSQ from the coding sequence ATGGCTTTTGAAGTTCTGGTAATAGATGACGAGCCCTGGTCGAGACAGCTTGTCATATCTCTGATCGAGTGGAACAGGCTGGATCTCCAGCTGGCCGGCGAGGCGGAAGATGCTTCCCAGGCCATGTTGATGATCGAGAGCCTGAATCCCGCCATTGCCCTTACGGATATGCGGATGCCCGGCATGGATGGGGATGAGTTCCTCAGAGAGCTGGAGGTCCGATTTCCCGAGGTTAAGATAATCGTGCTGAGCGGCTATGACGACTTCAACTATCTTCAGCAGGCTTTGCGGTCGGGGGCGGTCGACTATCTCCTGAAACCGGTGGACCGCGATCAGCTCAACACCACTCTGGAAAAATGTACCGGGGAGTTGAAAAGCCGGTTGCTTCAGGAGCAGACTCTGGTATTCAGCAATTCCGCCAGACTGAACGAGTACATCGAATACCGGAATCGCATCTTCTCCCATCTGCTCGAACTGGATAGACAGTCTGTGAATGACGGGCTTTTTCTTTTGAAGAAATCGCTCTTTCCCGATAATCTCTCTTCTGCAGATAAAGAATCTCTGGACAGAATATTCCATGACTTTATTGTGATGCTTGAAGAGTTTACCTCACGTTTCGGTCTCGATTCCCGTTCGCTCGAATCTCTCCGTCCCGAAAAGATACAACGCGGGCAGGAAGATGTCTTTACGCTGATCGGTAATCTCTATGGAAAAGCAATAGATCTGATTGAGGACTACCAGTCCCGCAAAGGATCGCTCGATCTTTCCGAGGTCAGGGATCATATTGACCGATACTATCGGGAGCAGATTACCCTCGAGTCGGTTTCCAGACTGTTTCTGGTAACGAAAGAGCATATGAGCCGGTCTTTTAAGAAATCATTTGGAGTGACTTTGAATGATTACATAACCGCGTTGAGAATGGATCACGCAAAGATCCTGATTGTCGATGAGGGTTTGGAGATCAAACAGGTCGCCTTTCTCTGCGGCTATACGGACCTGGCTTATTTCTACAGAGTCTTCAAGAAGCATTTCGGAAGCCCCCCGGGAAAGATGCGTGGTAGTCAATAA
- a CDS encoding cache domain-containing sensor histidine kinase has product MLKSVKFFYKLFIAFLLTGIIPIALISTVFAFLSGDIITGSYKQQSKITVERIVESLNRQLDKYRHTVYAMSEDPEIMTGLLENRHLERPDLLKLYQKMYTAISGNIDNVSLHIISLTDFPSLSTQQIPENYLNGGEEAAGGIFWLSSDQPQKTVTVFNNFTNARGDRVMMTFCKSITDARGELLGFVVLDINKNPIAELCEKENNNFFNELFIVDPLNNLASDLNHDENDGNFSFLPSLSDIQLETAGQFNRGDRMIVHQPLDSGPFQVAGSVPMNIILSNLSYLIRITLWVILFSIFLSVLLAFLVSRSISKPVHQLAVAMGRVEEGDLSVRIKSSRDDEIGLLNKRFNIMTEQIHNLLDEMKEEQAQLRIAERKALQAQINPHFLYNTLNTIKSIAKLEGVGKITEIVTRLGKLLRNTIDSNREMVTLRESAELIEDYLAIQRIRFGDRLDFNIDIPESLNNFLLPKLILQPIVENAVIHGLEGKVGKGTISVTASVRQGTILIEIVDDGEGMSRLWSSHDSPEDEGIGLSNVHKRLQLLFGNSAELEISSSPGAGTTVRIVIPEIKEGMM; this is encoded by the coding sequence ATGCTGAAGAGTGTTAAGTTTTTTTACAAATTGTTCATAGCTTTTCTCCTTACCGGAATCATACCCATAGCTCTTATAAGTACGGTTTTCGCCTTTCTTTCAGGTGATATTATTACCGGCTCCTATAAGCAGCAATCGAAGATTACGGTTGAGAGAATCGTCGAAAGCCTGAACCGGCAATTAGATAAATACCGCCATACCGTTTACGCAATGAGCGAAGATCCGGAAATCATGACCGGTCTTCTGGAGAACAGACATCTTGAGAGACCTGATCTTCTCAAACTGTATCAAAAGATGTACACAGCGATTTCCGGCAATATCGATAATGTTTCGCTTCATATTATAAGTCTCACAGATTTTCCTTCTCTATCGACGCAGCAGATTCCGGAAAACTACCTGAATGGGGGCGAAGAGGCAGCCGGAGGGATATTCTGGCTATCTTCTGATCAGCCTCAAAAGACCGTAACTGTTTTCAACAATTTTACAAATGCCCGCGGTGATAGAGTCATGATGACTTTTTGCAAATCGATAACTGATGCCAGAGGCGAGCTGCTGGGATTTGTCGTTCTCGATATAAATAAAAATCCCATTGCGGAATTATGTGAAAAAGAGAACAACAACTTTTTCAATGAGTTGTTTATCGTTGATCCCCTGAATAATCTGGCAAGCGATCTCAATCACGATGAAAATGATGGGAATTTCAGTTTTCTTCCCTCATTATCCGATATTCAGCTTGAAACGGCGGGACAGTTTAATCGGGGAGACAGGATGATTGTTCATCAACCTCTGGATTCCGGGCCCTTTCAAGTTGCCGGTTCCGTGCCCATGAATATAATCCTGTCTAATCTGTCCTATCTGATCAGGATTACTCTCTGGGTCATTCTCTTCAGCATTTTTCTGTCTGTTCTGCTGGCTTTTCTTGTGTCCCGTTCCATATCGAAACCCGTTCATCAGCTGGCTGTTGCCATGGGGCGGGTGGAAGAAGGAGACCTCTCTGTCAGGATTAAGTCCTCGAGAGATGATGAAATCGGTTTGCTCAACAAGCGTTTTAATATCATGACCGAACAGATACACAATCTTCTCGATGAGATGAAAGAAGAACAGGCGCAATTGAGAATTGCCGAGCGAAAAGCTTTGCAGGCTCAGATAAATCCACACTTTCTCTATAATACCCTGAATACGATAAAATCCATCGCCAAGCTGGAAGGGGTAGGCAAGATTACGGAAATCGTCACAAGGTTAGGCAAGCTGCTCAGAAATACGATTGACAGCAACAGGGAGATGGTGACTCTCCGGGAAAGTGCCGAATTGATTGAGGATTATCTGGCAATTCAGAGAATCCGTTTTGGAGACAGGCTTGATTTCAATATCGATATTCCTGAAAGCCTGAACAATTTTCTCCTTCCTAAGCTCATTCTCCAGCCTATTGTAGAAAATGCTGTTATACATGGTCTCGAAGGCAAGGTCGGGAAAGGGACAATTTCTGTGACTGCATCTGTCAGACAAGGCACAATACTGATTGAGATCGTTGATGATGGAGAAGGTATGTCGAGACTCTGGTCTTCCCATGACAGCCCTGAAGATGAGGGGATCGGGTTGTCGAATGTGCATAAGAGGCTTCAGCTTCTATTCGGTAACTCTGCCGAGCTTGAGATATCAAGCTCTCCGGGGGCCGGTACGACCGTCAGGATAGTTATCCCGGAAATAAAGGAAGGAATGATGTGA
- a CDS encoding sensor histidine kinase: MVCLAIAPVLILTWTAADNTLSSVEKEIIAGSRTRVNWAGQYLEELILRFDDLFYSLQIDELIIKAVEKEADEVTILDTQKRLISAYYTHSRMIDNLDLYIHSSGEEISVNALTSGRISRPDIRSGKWTPILNGPVSLRLEEVSGSVYALHSINTFMERRLLGGMAVRIDEDVIDFVMNILRPDDEGHVLLLNEAGELLAGSPVSILSGETLGWLDSVEYFADDVPLFRDGTSLVFAKKLYKERLTIIKTLPVEVIDASSRRILAAGLLTGGILILATVLLSILFSMQISKPIVNLARTMEETSLLDFEHLKVNRHNEVGLLEEGYNTLMMRMRDLVEKEYQREIDLRNARLNALHAQINPHFLYNTLQLIGGMAMAKEAPEIYQISKAVGDLFRYTTASEGELVPLEKELKHIENYLVIQEMRFKGRCTVGIRIDDSVRDVLIPQFTLQPIIENAFEHGLQPKPGKWNINVRAVRKKRGVLLLISDDGVGMESAALHRQRALLFEKNIIKNTAESHIGMKNVDTRLKLHFGKDYGLKIFSSPGQGSRIVIRLPDKRGEE; the protein is encoded by the coding sequence ATGGTCTGTCTGGCCATCGCCCCCGTTCTGATTTTGACATGGACCGCAGCCGACAATACCCTCTCTTCTGTGGAAAAGGAGATAATCGCCGGTTCCAGAACACGGGTTAACTGGGCGGGTCAGTATCTGGAAGAATTGATTCTTCGCTTTGATGATCTCTTCTATTCTCTCCAGATCGATGAACTGATTATCAAAGCTGTCGAAAAGGAAGCCGATGAGGTGACGATTCTCGATACGCAGAAACGGCTTATCTCCGCATATTATACCCATTCGCGGATGATTGATAATCTGGATCTCTACATCCATTCCTCCGGAGAGGAGATCTCTGTCAATGCCCTTACGAGCGGCCGTATCTCCAGGCCGGATATACGAAGTGGTAAATGGACTCCCATTTTAAATGGACCGGTCAGTCTCCGTCTGGAAGAGGTTTCGGGATCGGTCTACGCCCTGCACAGCATCAATACTTTTATGGAGCGGAGACTCCTCGGAGGAATGGCTGTCAGAATAGATGAGGATGTTATCGATTTCGTAATGAATATTCTCAGGCCTGATGATGAGGGCCATGTCCTGCTGCTAAACGAAGCGGGAGAGCTTCTCGCCGGATCTCCGGTCTCGATTCTTTCCGGTGAGACTCTGGGCTGGTTAGACTCTGTCGAATATTTCGCCGATGATGTTCCGCTTTTCAGAGACGGAACATCTCTTGTTTTCGCGAAAAAACTTTATAAAGAGCGGCTGACAATTATCAAAACTCTGCCTGTTGAAGTCATCGATGCCAGTTCCAGAAGAATTCTCGCAGCCGGACTACTGACAGGGGGTATTCTGATTCTGGCCACAGTCCTTCTGTCCATACTCTTTTCTATGCAGATAAGCAAACCTATTGTCAATCTGGCCAGAACCATGGAGGAGACATCACTTCTCGACTTTGAGCATCTGAAGGTCAATCGACACAATGAAGTCGGTCTTCTGGAAGAGGGGTACAACACTTTGATGATGCGTATGCGCGATCTCGTGGAGAAAGAATATCAGCGGGAGATCGATCTGAGGAATGCCAGGCTCAATGCTCTTCATGCCCAGATCAATCCCCATTTCCTCTACAATACCCTTCAGCTTATCGGCGGCATGGCTATGGCCAAAGAGGCTCCGGAGATCTATCAGATTTCCAAGGCCGTGGGCGATTTGTTTCGCTACACAACAGCCAGCGAAGGGGAACTGGTGCCTCTGGAAAAGGAGCTGAAACATATAGAAAACTATCTGGTAATACAGGAAATGCGATTTAAAGGACGCTGTACAGTCGGAATCCGGATCGATGATTCGGTCCGGGATGTTCTGATTCCCCAGTTTACTCTTCAGCCCATAATTGAAAACGCCTTTGAACACGGTCTGCAGCCCAAGCCGGGAAAGTGGAATATCAATGTCAGAGCTGTAAGGAAAAAGCGCGGCGTCCTGCTGCTCATCAGTGATGACGGCGTCGGGATGGAAAGCGCTGCGCTTCACAGACAGAGAGCGCTTCTCTTTGAGAAAAATATCATTAAAAACACGGCGGAAAGTCATATCGGAATGAAGAATGTCGATACCCGGTTGAAACTCCATTTCGGGAAAGACTATGGATTGAAGATATTCAGTTCTCCGGGACAGGGCTCGCGCATAGTCATCAGGCTTCCGGATAAACGGGGAGAAGAGTAA
- a CDS encoding DMT family transporter has protein sequence MRDIPKIPMLMILLGGEILASASVVFIRLSSIDPILLASFRMLVAVVFLLPFYFRELKRDHKDVVPFSPAEIKPVLVPGLLLGIHFITWIYGARLVPAANASLIVNLTPVATPFFIYFSAKERVNFLEVLGSLIAILGCFLLARGDFSMDRQYFLGDLVIFSAMLTFALYQVYAKKRMTGLWRYMVPLYLVGGLFCLIVAIFTGASFLNWTAHDVIAIFGLSLLSTIGGHSIFNLAMKHLRGQIVSVFHTTQFIYAGIMAFFILREVPGRSFLLVAPIILTGLFITISGQWKIPGRKRPEKETSHVK, from the coding sequence ATGAGAGATATCCCTAAAATACCAATGCTGATGATACTGCTGGGAGGAGAAATCCTGGCATCGGCTTCTGTCGTTTTTATACGTTTATCCTCAATCGATCCCATTTTGCTGGCTTCTTTTCGCATGCTGGTTGCGGTTGTGTTTCTTCTTCCATTTTATTTCCGGGAACTTAAGCGGGACCATAAGGATGTCGTCCCTTTTTCCCCGGCTGAGATTAAGCCCGTATTGGTTCCCGGCTTACTGCTGGGGATTCATTTTATAACCTGGATATACGGGGCGAGGCTCGTTCCGGCGGCCAATGCATCACTTATAGTCAATCTCACCCCAGTTGCCACACCGTTTTTTATATACTTTTCAGCAAAAGAGCGGGTAAATTTTCTGGAAGTTCTTGGAAGTCTTATAGCCATATTGGGGTGCTTTCTCCTTGCCCGGGGTGATTTCAGTATGGATCGTCAGTATTTTCTGGGGGATCTGGTTATTTTCAGCGCCATGTTAACCTTTGCTCTGTACCAGGTCTATGCCAAAAAGAGGATGACCGGTCTCTGGCGCTATATGGTGCCGCTGTATCTTGTAGGAGGTCTGTTCTGCCTGATAGTTGCCATATTCACCGGAGCGTCATTTTTAAACTGGACCGCTCATGATGTAATAGCCATTTTCGGACTCTCCCTGCTGTCCACAATCGGGGGGCACAGCATTTTCAATCTGGCTATGAAACATCTTCGGGGGCAGATCGTTTCCGTGTTTCATACGACTCAGTTTATTTATGCCGGAATCATGGCTTTTTTTATACTGAGAGAGGTTCCCGGCAGAAGCTTTCTCCTGGTCGCGCCAATAATTTTGACCGGATTGTTCATCACTATATCGGGACAGTGGAAAATTCCCGGTCGTAAAAGGCCTGAAAAAGAGACATCTCATGTAAAGTAA
- a CDS encoding cellulase family glycosylhydrolase translates to MIEFNRDVEGFVSASGKKTINGRGCEILLRGVGLGSWFLPEGYMWCFPDQGDRPRRIEKMILELIGSDKAGEFWRTYFDSFISEEDIRRIREEGFNSIRLPLSYRYLQRGSESLERVDKLIEWCREQSLYVILDLHGAPGGQTGTNIDDSEKDQPELFMDESHARETVRLWRELALRYRDEWIVAGYDLLNEPLPEWFSDYNDKVMPLYRDIIRAIREVDTRHMIILEGVHWATDWSIFTERLDDNLMLQFHKYWNSPDRESLKPYLEKREELDVPIFMGEGGENNCDWYSGAFQLFEDLDISWNFWTWKKMERDNSPCSIVKPENWDCLVTYLEGGEKPDRELAETVLWGFLSSLPIDKCLYRRSVVWSLLRRPPVRIPAVFYSNCGPAKAYSIHKNLRQQAIGFRDSEAVPIGFTSGKRNSVDFNHSGGEPWGEDDWMYIRLDEKDWILYDFLADSPLEMNDFEFVLKIRGVEETASIKLSIESPLLEAVCTASDDWTEVKVPLVFRLERGRCKIKLTACDNPVQIERISIIPVKGE, encoded by the coding sequence GTGATTGAATTCAATAGAGATGTTGAGGGCTTTGTCTCGGCTTCGGGAAAAAAGACTATCAACGGCAGGGGCTGCGAGATCCTCCTGAGGGGCGTAGGTCTCGGAAGCTGGTTTCTACCCGAAGGGTATATGTGGTGCTTTCCTGACCAGGGAGACCGTCCAAGACGAATTGAGAAAATGATCCTGGAACTTATCGGTTCCGATAAGGCTGGCGAGTTCTGGAGAACATACTTCGACAGCTTCATAAGTGAAGAGGATATCAGGCGGATTCGTGAGGAAGGATTCAACTCTATCCGTCTCCCTTTGAGTTACAGATATCTGCAGAGAGGATCTGAATCTCTTGAGCGGGTCGATAAGCTGATCGAATGGTGTAGAGAGCAAAGCCTTTATGTCATTCTCGATCTGCACGGCGCACCGGGAGGTCAGACGGGAACCAATATCGACGACTCTGAAAAGGATCAGCCTGAACTTTTCATGGATGAATCACATGCCCGGGAAACTGTTAGGCTCTGGAGGGAACTGGCGCTCCGCTATCGCGATGAATGGATCGTAGCCGGTTACGATCTGCTGAACGAACCGCTGCCTGAGTGGTTCAGCGATTACAACGACAAAGTTATGCCCCTTTACAGAGATATCATCAGGGCTATCCGTGAAGTTGATACAAGGCATATGATTATTCTCGAAGGGGTTCACTGGGCTACAGACTGGTCAATTTTTACGGAAAGACTCGATGATAATCTTATGCTTCAGTTTCATAAATACTGGAACAGTCCCGACAGGGAAAGTCTAAAGCCCTACCTTGAAAAAAGGGAAGAGCTTGATGTTCCTATTTTTATGGGAGAGGGGGGAGAGAACAACTGCGATTGGTACAGCGGCGCTTTTCAGCTCTTCGAGGATCTGGATATCTCCTGGAATTTCTGGACCTGGAAAAAAATGGAGAGGGATAATTCCCCCTGTTCCATAGTGAAACCTGAGAATTGGGACTGTCTCGTTACCTATCTCGAAGGAGGAGAAAAGCCTGATCGTGAACTCGCCGAGACAGTTCTTTGGGGTTTTCTCTCTTCTCTGCCTATCGATAAATGCCTTTACAGGCGGTCTGTGGTATGGTCGCTGTTGAGACGACCTCCGGTGAGAATACCGGCGGTTTTTTACAGCAATTGTGGTCCCGCCAAAGCTTATTCCATTCATAAGAATTTGAGACAGCAGGCCATCGGTTTCAGAGACAGTGAAGCGGTTCCTATAGGCTTTACCTCGGGTAAGAGAAATTCTGTCGATTTCAATCATAGCGGCGGAGAACCATGGGGAGAAGATGACTGGATGTATATCCGGCTAGATGAAAAGGACTGGATCTTATATGACTTCCTGGCTGACAGTCCCCTGGAAATGAATGACTTTGAGTTTGTTTTGAAAATCCGTGGAGTCGAAGAAACGGCTTCGATAAAATTATCGATTGAATCTCCTCTTCTCGAAGCTGTCTGCACGGCTTCCGACGACTGGACGGAAGTTAAGGTTCCCCTTGTTTTCCGGCTTGAGAGGGGAAGGTGTAAAATAAAGTTGACGGCTTGTGATAATCCGGTACAGATTGAAAGAATCTCTATAATTCCGGTAAAGGGGGAATAA
- a CDS encoding ABC transporter substrate-binding protein, which translates to MKKTKTMFISIVLGLLAATVCMASGNQDAESGGKDVRKVELKVFMSFPRFQEQFEAYFEQFKAKELAEKNIDVNIKLEMPNADQAGQILKTRFASGDAPDIYTLHAIADIPTFYKAGYMEDLSEMDFAGELFDGVKNTVSKDGKVLALPLESLSWGYLYNKDIFNKLGLTPPRTVSEMEKVTAALQTAGVTPFVLAFQESWIPQLMMALSLGGVVSSDVTDFVERMNSGSASYEEVRQVFEIIDVIMANGTENPFEVGSMAGSTSFAKGEAAMWVQGPWMAESILEVNPDMNFGVAPLPVSEDRNSAMINLATSTSLALSPECENKDVAEDLMNYILDKEDSAALFEELKFNPVTSYHDYEIFPWIEEALSYVAEGYAYLDLSLPGAVTDETAQLLQSYYLKEVSQDEIIERLDKTWAKAVK; encoded by the coding sequence ATGAAAAAGACAAAAACAATGTTTATCTCTATTGTCCTCGGATTGTTAGCCGCAACTGTATGTATGGCTTCGGGAAATCAGGATGCCGAATCCGGCGGAAAGGATGTCCGGAAAGTGGAACTGAAGGTCTTTATGAGTTTTCCCCGGTTTCAGGAGCAATTCGAAGCTTATTTCGAGCAGTTCAAAGCTAAAGAGCTGGCTGAGAAGAACATCGATGTCAACATCAAGCTGGAAATGCCTAATGCCGATCAGGCCGGTCAGATTCTGAAAACGAGATTTGCTTCGGGCGATGCTCCTGATATTTATACTCTTCATGCCATTGCCGATATTCCGACCTTTTACAAAGCCGGTTATATGGAAGATCTTTCAGAAATGGACTTTGCCGGAGAACTTTTCGATGGAGTAAAAAATACTGTATCCAAAGATGGAAAAGTGCTGGCTCTTCCTCTGGAAAGCCTCTCATGGGGTTACCTCTATAACAAGGATATATTCAATAAGCTTGGGCTGACTCCTCCTCGAACCGTCAGCGAAATGGAAAAAGTAACTGCTGCCCTCCAGACTGCCGGCGTTACACCTTTCGTTCTGGCATTCCAGGAATCGTGGATTCCCCAGCTGATGATGGCTCTGTCTCTCGGTGGTGTGGTCAGCTCCGATGTTACCGATTTCGTTGAAAGAATGAACAGTGGCAGCGCCTCCTATGAAGAAGTCAGACAGGTCTTTGAAATCATTGATGTGATTATGGCCAACGGTACGGAAAATCCCTTTGAAGTGGGTAGCATGGCCGGTTCGACCAGCTTTGCCAAAGGCGAGGCTGCCATGTGGGTTCAGGGCCCCTGGATGGCTGAATCCATTCTTGAAGTCAACCCTGATATGAACTTCGGCGTGGCCCCCCTTCCCGTTAGCGAAGACAGAAACAGCGCCATGATCAACCTGGCCACTTCAACGTCTCTGGCCCTTTCTCCCGAATGTGAAAACAAGGATGTAGCTGAAGATCTGATGAACTACATTCTCGATAAGGAGGATTCGGCAGCGTTGTTTGAGGAACTGAAGTTCAATCCCGTTACATCATACCATGACTATGAAATCTTTCCCTGGATTGAAGAAGCGCTTTCCTATGTTGCAGAAGGATATGCGTATCTGGATCTATCCTTACCGGGAGCGGTAACTGACGAAACGGCACAGCTGCTTCAAAGTTATTATCTGAAAGAAGTCAGTCAGGATGAGATTATCGAGAGACTCGATAAGACATGGGCTAAAGCCGTAAAATAA